One region of Limnospira fusiformis SAG 85.79 genomic DNA includes:
- a CDS encoding PP2C family protein-serine/threonine phosphatase — MQNDMRKYYLWALVTGFEDMPAGTLIADRYLSQGGRIFVDTQPEQLPQTPGNDITAEEISCYLKLFSERLHIPQVYGWIPAAKSPLKKDIWLLEGCPIEPKSGELRPLLSQVWEETSAMRQLSWLWQIATLWYPLSCQGVASSLLDFDLLRVEGPLVRLLELRYQAKAAGLSQLGSVWQSLIPTADRRIQKFLEQLTQQLIAGEIRKSMRLASQLDQALVICGRSLERQVDIVTVTDAGPTRSHNEDACYRSAYNDGIDENSMALAIVCDGIGGQEGGEVASGLAIEIVREQMEKIPLHPANWDPLSLTNRLKRAISIANDAISDRNDTEERQGRQRMGTTIVMALAHVHEIYLTHIGDSRAYWITPEGCYQVTLDDDVASREVRLGYTIYREALQQVSSGALIQALGITHSLNLHPTIQRFPVDSDCIFVLCSDGLSDRDRVEQYWESEILPVLQGQTTLPSVRDRLLKIANTQNGHDNVTIALLHFQVSPKTIQDLPEISVPTAISLNDDTIADSSSDLSGSDDSAMQTELIVVDKNKSRSIWLLSLGILILLGIGGALAWTFLGGDQTTEPDEPPTSTPLTTRPADPSLPTPTVPYGAGVPLGSVIQLSSARTIQNNIPPSPIVLHQDFVEGELKGEVPSNSVFQVLERQTTQNDGTWVELKVCSVPSSHNLATPDNNTPLPTELDDSDPQGINQPIDNLEEITTLQPGDRGWLREDDVQSLWLTDVIIPPEQYGNCQVNSVGTLGDN, encoded by the coding sequence ATGCAAAATGATATGCGAAAATACTATCTATGGGCGCTCGTTACGGGCTTTGAGGATATGCCCGCTGGAACTTTGATTGCCGATCGCTATCTCAGCCAGGGCGGTCGTATTTTTGTGGACACTCAACCCGAACAACTTCCGCAAACTCCCGGAAATGATATTACCGCCGAGGAGATTTCCTGTTACCTGAAACTGTTTTCTGAGCGACTCCACATTCCCCAGGTCTATGGGTGGATACCTGCAGCCAAAAGTCCCCTAAAAAAAGATATATGGCTGTTAGAAGGATGCCCCATTGAACCTAAGTCGGGGGAACTTCGACCATTACTATCCCAAGTCTGGGAAGAAACATCAGCCATGCGTCAATTAAGCTGGTTATGGCAGATAGCTACATTGTGGTATCCCTTGAGTTGTCAGGGGGTCGCTTCCAGTCTACTTGATTTTGACCTGCTGCGGGTAGAAGGGCCTCTGGTCAGATTATTGGAATTACGCTACCAAGCTAAAGCCGCAGGACTATCTCAACTGGGGTCAGTTTGGCAATCGTTAATTCCTACAGCAGATCGCCGGATTCAGAAATTTTTGGAACAACTTACCCAACAACTGATAGCCGGGGAAATTAGAAAGTCGATGCGCTTGGCCAGTCAACTAGACCAAGCCTTAGTCATTTGTGGACGGTCTTTAGAAAGACAAGTCGATATTGTCACCGTCACAGATGCAGGTCCTACGCGATCGCATAATGAGGATGCCTGCTATCGGTCCGCGTACAACGATGGTATTGATGAAAACTCCATGGCTTTGGCTATTGTCTGCGATGGTATTGGCGGACAGGAAGGCGGCGAGGTGGCTTCTGGTTTAGCTATTGAAATTGTACGGGAACAAATGGAAAAAATTCCCCTACATCCCGCCAATTGGGACCCCCTTTCCTTGACCAATCGGTTGAAGCGAGCCATTAGTATTGCTAACGATGCCATTAGCGATCGCAATGATACCGAAGAGCGCCAGGGTCGTCAACGCATGGGAACTACTATAGTCATGGCTTTGGCTCATGTTCATGAAATATATTTAACCCATATTGGAGACTCCCGCGCCTACTGGATTACACCTGAGGGTTGCTACCAGGTTACCCTTGATGATGATGTCGCCTCCCGAGAAGTTAGACTAGGCTATACTATCTATCGTGAAGCATTACAGCAAGTATCATCGGGAGCCCTAATTCAAGCCCTCGGAATTACCCACTCTCTCAATTTACATCCTACCATCCAGAGATTTCCCGTTGACTCCGATTGTATCTTTGTCCTATGTTCCGATGGATTGAGCGATCGCGATCGGGTAGAACAATATTGGGAGAGCGAAATCTTACCAGTTTTGCAGGGTCAAACTACCCTCCCATCAGTACGAGATCGCCTCTTGAAAATTGCCAACACCCAAAACGGCCATGATAACGTTACCATCGCCCTACTGCATTTTCAAGTTTCCCCCAAGACAATTCAAGACTTACCGGAAATTTCCGTTCCTACCGCCATTAGTCTCAACGATGACACCATAGCCGATAGCTCATCAGACCTCAGCGGTTCTGACGACTCAGCTATGCAAACCGAATTAATTGTAGTTGACAAAAACAAAAGCCGTTCAATTTGGTTATTATCATTAGGCATTTTAATACTGTTGGGTATTGGCGGGGCCTTAGCTTGGACATTCCTAGGGGGTGATCAGACCACAGAACCCGACGAACCGCCTACTAGCACCCCCCTTACCACCAGACCCGCTGATCCTTCTCTCCCTACCCCAACTGTCCCCTATGGCGCAGGTGTTCCGCTTGGATCAGTCATCCAATTGAGTTCTGCTCGCACTATACAGAATAACATCCCCCCAAGTCCTATTGTATTGCACCAAGACTTTGTGGAAGGGGAATTAAAAGGGGAAGTTCCTAGCAATAGTGTCTTTCAGGTTCTCGAACGACAAACAACCCAAAATGACGGAACTTGGGTAGAGTTAAAAGTGTGTTCGGTTCCCTCATCGCATAATCTAGCTACACCAGACAATAATACCCCTTTACCGACAGAATTGGACGACTCCGACCCTCAAGGGATTAATCAACCCATAGATAACCTAGAGGAAATCACCACCCTACAGCCAGGAGACAGAGGCTGGCTCCGAGAGGATGATGTTCAAAGTCTCTGGCTGACTGATGTGATTATTCCACCGGAACAATACGGAAATTGCCAAGTTAATTCAGTCGGAACATTGGGCGATAATTAG
- a CDS encoding class I SAM-dependent methyltransferase — MSQDTPQPNAEPTFSQKIQAAVKQLYQQANTCVAENKLEEAITCYRQVTVLVPSWADAYQKWGNLLVKAGRLEEAIGAYQQAIKLNPEDSWSYNSLGGIFIKLERWEDAVPVCQQAIQLDPNFFWAYNNLGQALSQQEQWEDAASVYQKASQINSTFFWTYNNWGEALIQLERWSEAVTVYQKAIEIDPNFCWAYNHLGDALRHLKRWSDAVPVYQKAAEINPNFFWTHSNLADTLVYLKRFDQAIPVYQSAIKLNPNSPQTYYKLAKCLQKVKRVDEAIAYFQKVLELKPDFTTAQNKLQELQKKSDDLESKAPQISHNLEPIDWLKYYPKSGDSVSYMMPKPTPPQQDYKTKTWQFPVPPRPLMLVFADRGEDYYLESGKIQIRLLLESLEKAKFSLNPGSRILDFGCASGRMMRFLSDQANTCEIWGADINADCINWCKQYMRPPFHFLTCTTNPHLPFEDRYFDLIYAGSVFTHIDDLAEAWLLELRRIISPGGMAYITIQEQHLMNLIKDFKEKWLSNNNVWPPDKRAECLQKYDEYSKSDFAMFTLGRDTRSLVFYDLDYFCKMVQPFFQVIEIRQEAYYWQTAILLQRQ, encoded by the coding sequence ATGTCTCAAGATACCCCTCAACCTAATGCTGAACCAACTTTTAGCCAAAAAATTCAAGCTGCTGTTAAGCAACTATATCAGCAGGCGAATACTTGTGTGGCGGAAAATAAACTTGAAGAGGCGATCACCTGTTATCGTCAAGTTACTGTCTTGGTCCCCAGTTGGGCTGATGCTTACCAAAAATGGGGTAATCTTCTGGTGAAAGCTGGTAGATTAGAAGAGGCGATCGGTGCTTATCAACAAGCTATTAAACTTAATCCCGAAGATTCCTGGTCTTATAATAGTTTGGGTGGGATTTTTATTAAACTTGAACGCTGGGAAGATGCTGTTCCAGTCTGTCAGCAGGCTATTCAACTAGACCCTAACTTTTTCTGGGCTTATAATAACCTAGGACAAGCTCTCAGTCAACAAGAACAATGGGAAGATGCTGCTTCTGTTTATCAAAAAGCATCTCAGATTAACTCGACTTTTTTCTGGACTTATAATAATTGGGGTGAGGCTTTAATTCAACTTGAAAGATGGTCGGAGGCGGTTACCGTTTATCAAAAGGCTATAGAAATTGACCCTAACTTTTGTTGGGCTTATAATCATTTGGGAGATGCACTCAGACACCTTAAACGCTGGTCGGATGCGGTTCCCGTTTATCAAAAAGCTGCTGAAATTAACCCTAATTTTTTCTGGACTCATAGTAATTTAGCTGATACCTTAGTCTATCTCAAGCGATTTGACCAGGCGATTCCGGTTTACCAAAGCGCCATCAAACTGAACCCCAATTCCCCTCAAACTTACTATAAATTGGCTAAGTGTTTACAGAAAGTTAAAAGGGTTGATGAAGCGATCGCTTATTTTCAAAAAGTTTTGGAACTAAAGCCAGATTTTACAACCGCACAGAATAAACTACAAGAACTGCAAAAAAAATCCGATGATCTGGAATCAAAAGCGCCTCAAATTTCCCATAATCTTGAACCTATTGATTGGCTCAAATATTACCCAAAATCAGGGGATTCAGTATCCTACATGATGCCTAAACCTACCCCCCCACAACAAGACTATAAAACCAAAACCTGGCAGTTTCCTGTCCCTCCACGTCCCCTGATGCTAGTATTTGCAGACAGGGGGGAGGACTACTATCTTGAATCTGGTAAAATTCAAATTCGCCTACTGTTAGAATCCCTAGAAAAAGCTAAGTTTTCTTTAAACCCAGGAAGCCGGATATTAGACTTTGGTTGTGCGTCTGGAAGAATGATGAGATTTTTAAGCGATCAAGCTAATACCTGCGAAATTTGGGGGGCTGATATTAATGCTGACTGCATTAACTGGTGTAAGCAATATATGAGGCCTCCTTTTCACTTTTTGACCTGTACCACTAATCCTCATTTACCCTTTGAGGATCGATATTTTGATTTGATTTATGCGGGTTCAGTTTTTACCCATATTGACGATTTGGCTGAGGCTTGGTTATTAGAACTTCGTCGGATTATTAGTCCTGGTGGTATGGCTTATATTACTATCCAAGAACAGCATCTGATGAATCTAATTAAAGACTTTAAGGAAAAGTGGTTATCTAATAATAATGTTTGGCCGCCAGATAAAAGGGCTGAATGTTTACAAAAATATGATGAATATAGTAAGTCGGATTTTGCTATGTTTACTTTGGGTCGAGATACGCGATCGCTCGTTTTTTATGACCTCGATTATTTCTGTAAGATGGTACAACCGTTTTTTCAAGTCATTGAAATTCGCCAAGAAGCCTATTATTGGCAAACCGCCATTTTACTACAACGTCAATAA
- a CDS encoding IS1634-like element ISAtsp2 family transposase: MQIKNLDHLGLVAGVIDELGLVELTDKRIEPHSLEHVSAGQVVKAMILNALGFLSAPLYLFSEFFESKAVSHLLGEGVEARHLNDDRLGRVLDELYAEGTTSFFLQVALQAVERFGIDIQQRHLDATSISVEGKYQRCSKGKSEVGLESAPPGETSAEPSPIRLCRGYSRDHRPDLKQFLMTLVCAADGGVPLWLQLASGNEQDTQQFAEVLKAFGDQWTSDGIVVMDAAFYTAANLQQMETTGWLSRVPLTLKAAQELVHSDVTRLTEVPCNSKDYRMWEIEQTYAGVRQRWRLVESQTRKANADLWQPELEKLEHRLNRQLKKLTQRVFACKPDALEALMQFQDGLEVHQLTQVSLETVRAKRPPGRPAKSAEPTPVQGYRLQATLQQTATAEDRFSRQRSRFILATNQLEQSLWPAQTCLSEYKGQQTVERGFRFLKDPLFFASSVFVKKPQRVEALALIMALTLMVYTLAERQLRQALDAQKQTVRDQRQQPTAKPTFRWIMQKFQGIHWVNLDGQRQISNLNDERRLIIHLFGPPVERYYYASG, from the coding sequence ATGCAGATTAAAAATTTAGACCATCTGGGTTTAGTGGCTGGAGTGATTGACGAACTTGGCCTGGTCGAGTTGACGGATAAGCGGATTGAACCTCATAGCTTGGAGCATGTGAGTGCCGGACAAGTGGTTAAAGCCATGATTTTGAACGCCCTAGGCTTTCTCAGTGCACCGTTGTATTTATTCAGCGAGTTTTTTGAGAGTAAAGCGGTGTCTCATCTGCTCGGGGAAGGGGTAGAGGCTCGTCACTTGAATGACGACCGCTTAGGTCGAGTGTTGGATGAACTCTACGCAGAAGGGACGACATCATTTTTTCTCCAGGTGGCGCTCCAGGCTGTGGAACGATTTGGAATTGATATTCAACAGCGTCATCTCGATGCCACCTCGATCTCAGTAGAAGGGAAGTATCAGCGGTGCTCGAAGGGGAAATCCGAGGTAGGACTTGAGTCAGCTCCCCCCGGTGAGACATCAGCAGAACCCAGCCCAATTCGGCTGTGTCGAGGCTATTCCCGAGACCATCGTCCAGATTTGAAACAGTTTTTGATGACTCTAGTCTGTGCCGCCGACGGTGGCGTGCCGCTATGGTTGCAGTTGGCCAGTGGCAATGAACAGGACACTCAGCAGTTTGCAGAGGTGCTCAAGGCGTTTGGTGACCAATGGACTAGCGACGGTATCGTTGTGATGGATGCCGCCTTTTACACAGCAGCCAATCTGCAGCAGATGGAGACCACGGGGTGGCTATCACGGGTGCCGCTGACCCTAAAAGCGGCTCAAGAGCTGGTGCACAGCGATGTCACCCGACTGACTGAAGTCCCCTGCAACTCCAAGGATTACCGGATGTGGGAGATTGAGCAGACCTATGCCGGAGTGCGCCAGCGCTGGCGCCTCGTCGAAAGCCAAACCCGCAAAGCCAATGCCGACCTCTGGCAACCCGAATTAGAGAAGCTCGAACACCGCCTCAACCGCCAATTGAAAAAGCTGACCCAGCGGGTCTTTGCTTGCAAACCCGATGCCCTCGAGGCCTTGATGCAGTTTCAAGATGGACTCGAGGTGCATCAGCTCACTCAGGTCTCCCTGGAGACGGTGCGGGCCAAGCGACCCCCCGGTCGTCCCGCCAAATCCGCCGAACCCACCCCAGTTCAGGGCTATCGGCTCCAGGCCACGTTACAGCAGACCGCCACGGCGGAAGACCGCTTTAGCCGTCAGCGTAGTCGCTTTATTCTAGCCACCAATCAACTGGAGCAATCCCTCTGGCCGGCTCAGACCTGCTTGAGCGAATATAAAGGGCAACAGACCGTCGAGAGAGGCTTTCGCTTCCTCAAAGACCCCCTCTTCTTTGCCAGTAGCGTCTTTGTCAAAAAGCCGCAGCGGGTCGAGGCCTTAGCTCTCATCATGGCCCTAACCCTTATGGTGTATACCCTCGCCGAACGCCAACTGCGACAGGCGCTAGATGCTCAGAAGCAAACGGTGCGCGACCAACGCCAACAACCCACCGCTAAACCGACCTTTCGCTGGATTATGCAGAAGTTTCAAGGAATCCACTGGGTTAATCTCGATGGGCAAAGGCAGATTAGCAATCTCAATGATGAACGGCGATTGATTATTCACCTCTTCGGTCCACCCGTTGAGCGCTATTACTACGCATCCGGTTAA
- a CDS encoding (2Fe-2S) ferredoxin domain-containing protein has translation MSKFNKQVSDFSLSGRVLQILLKGKTPQILQLMTTSGLYTIKLSKRLRDEAKHLLSEGLEVRVFGEKILNLKNAKVKLKATKIIPASEPSVRPVNSVRPSTKSQPKPAKILVCQKSDCRQRGGQAVCRVLEQALCDRGLHDQVKIEKTGCLKKCKLGPNLVVMPDKAHYTRVKPSDISEVIEKHLASTTT, from the coding sequence ATGTCTAAATTCAATAAGCAAGTTTCGGATTTCAGCCTTTCGGGTAGAGTTTTGCAGATTTTATTAAAAGGCAAAACCCCGCAAATCCTGCAACTGATGACTACATCAGGATTGTATACAATTAAGCTATCTAAGCGATTACGTGACGAGGCAAAACACCTGTTATCTGAGGGGTTAGAGGTGAGAGTATTTGGCGAAAAAATCCTCAATTTAAAAAATGCCAAAGTCAAACTCAAAGCCACCAAGATTATACCAGCATCTGAACCCTCAGTGCGCCCAGTCAACTCTGTGAGGCCCTCAACCAAAAGCCAGCCTAAACCGGCGAAAATTCTAGTTTGTCAGAAATCTGATTGTCGCCAGCGAGGAGGACAAGCAGTTTGTCGAGTCCTGGAGCAAGCCTTATGCGATCGCGGATTGCATGATCAAGTTAAAATTGAAAAAACAGGTTGTCTGAAAAAATGTAAATTAGGGCCCAACTTAGTTGTCATGCCAGATAAGGCTCATTATACGCGAGTCAAACCCTCAGATATTTCTGAGGTGATTGAGAAGCATTTGGCATCAACAACTACATAG
- a CDS encoding ABC1 kinase family protein, whose product MLTQKTPKPLRWQRSKYSPLTRQIDVFSAAGTFLFYLWWDRLWGNNASATKQKRAKWLIQTMLDLGPTFIKIGQALSTRADILPLEYVAELEKLQDKVPPFSADRAVAIIESELGNSLFSLYREFNERPLAAASLGQVHRAKLHTGEQVIVKVQRPGLKELFDLDMQAVRRVMRFCQRSFAWARLYDLDAIYNEFFMILYQEIDYIKEGKNADRFRDNFDNYSGIIVPKVYWEYTTHKVLTLEYLPGIKVDDRKTLQACGVDIKRVNQLGICCYLKQILQDGFFQADPHPGNIAVSSNGSLIFYDFGMMAEIKALAKDQMIRSFFAVMRKDVDVVIDTLIDIGLVEPMSDMTPVRRLIRFLLDEFTEKPIDFQAFNVIKDELYIMFEQQPFRLPAEMTFLLKSLTTLDGVARALDPEYNLVDCAQPFIKSVTVSKQERGSLVGELTKQARDFINFKFNQPSRAELFISRLEQRIEEGEIKFRVRSIESDRALKRVNFALKTLIHGCWSGFTLISGILLIIAGKNGWAVFFLVIAGVGVVIFLRSLLNLSIRERLDRMAEQ is encoded by the coding sequence ATGCTAACTCAGAAAACCCCTAAACCCCTCCGTTGGCAGCGCAGCAAATACTCACCCCTCACCCGACAGATTGATGTTTTTTCTGCCGCTGGGACGTTTCTGTTCTATTTGTGGTGGGATCGGCTTTGGGGAAATAATGCCTCTGCCACTAAACAAAAGCGGGCAAAATGGTTAATTCAAACCATGCTTGACCTGGGGCCAACATTTATTAAAATTGGACAAGCGCTTTCCACCCGTGCTGATATTCTGCCCTTAGAATATGTGGCGGAGTTAGAAAAACTCCAGGATAAAGTACCTCCTTTTAGTGCCGATCGCGCTGTAGCTATTATTGAGTCAGAATTGGGTAACTCTTTATTTAGCCTTTATCGTGAGTTTAATGAGCGTCCCCTAGCCGCCGCCAGTCTCGGACAAGTTCATCGGGCTAAATTGCATACAGGAGAACAGGTCATAGTTAAGGTTCAACGCCCAGGACTTAAAGAACTTTTTGATCTGGATATGCAAGCCGTCCGTCGTGTGATGCGCTTCTGTCAACGTTCCTTTGCTTGGGCAAGACTCTATGATCTCGATGCTATATATAATGAATTTTTCATGATTTTATATCAGGAAATTGATTATATTAAAGAAGGTAAAAACGCCGATAGATTTCGAGATAATTTTGATAACTATTCGGGAATTATTGTTCCTAAAGTTTACTGGGAATATACCACCCATAAAGTTTTAACTTTGGAATATTTGCCGGGGATTAAGGTTGATGACCGGAAAACTCTACAAGCCTGCGGTGTTGACATTAAACGAGTTAATCAATTAGGGATTTGTTGCTATCTTAAACAGATTTTACAGGATGGCTTTTTTCAAGCAGACCCCCACCCCGGAAATATTGCTGTTAGTTCTAATGGTAGTCTGATTTTCTACGATTTCGGGATGATGGCTGAAATCAAGGCTTTGGCTAAGGATCAGATGATCCGCAGCTTTTTTGCAGTGATGCGAAAAGATGTGGATGTGGTGATTGATACTCTGATTGATATTGGTTTAGTTGAACCGATGTCTGATATGACTCCGGTGCGGCGCTTGATCAGGTTTTTGTTAGATGAATTTACGGAAAAACCTATTGATTTTCAAGCATTTAATGTGATTAAAGATGAGCTTTATATAATGTTTGAACAGCAGCCTTTTCGCCTACCTGCTGAGATGACATTTTTACTGAAATCTTTAACTACTTTAGACGGAGTAGCCCGCGCCCTAGACCCGGAATATAATTTGGTAGACTGCGCTCAACCTTTTATTAAAAGTGTTACTGTTTCTAAGCAGGAACGGGGTAGTTTAGTGGGAGAGTTGACTAAACAGGCGCGAGATTTTATCAATTTTAAATTCAACCAACCTAGCCGCGCTGAGTTATTTATTAGTCGCCTAGAACAACGCATTGAGGAAGGGGAAATTAAGTTTAGGGTTCGTTCGATTGAAAGCGATCGCGCTTTGAAACGGGTTAATTTTGCCCTCAAAACTTTGATTCATGGTTGTTGGTCAGGATTTACTCTGATTTCGGGAATACTATTAATAATTGCTGGTAAAAATGGCTGGGCTGTTTTTTTCCTAGTCATCGCTGGGGTGGGGGTGGTAATATTTTTGCGATCGCTTCTCAACCTCTCCATTCGTGAACGCCTAGACCGCATGGCGGAACAGTAA
- a CDS encoding Asr1405/Asl0597 family protein codes for MNSSELDPKSGEVVEVAWSKRWQVYRRLQELGISCWCQVDHPLRVKITNTTEAVQLASVLRRLSASPRELALSLERAWNRS; via the coding sequence ATGAATTCATCAGAATTAGATCCGAAGTCCGGTGAAGTAGTAGAAGTGGCCTGGTCAAAAAGGTGGCAGGTCTATCGGCGGCTGCAAGAATTGGGAATTAGCTGTTGGTGTCAGGTAGATCACCCGCTGCGGGTAAAGATTACCAACACCACCGAAGCTGTTCAGCTTGCTAGTGTCCTGAGAAGGTTAAGTGCATCGCCACGGGAACTAGCCCTATCTCTGGAAAGGGCCTGGAATCGTAGTTAG
- a CDS encoding serine/threonine-protein kinase produces MLYCCNPSCPNPFNNEGYRFCQSCGAPILLPLFRNRYRVIRQLGYGGFSRTYEAKDVDRMNDPCVIKQFMPQVQGTAARQKATELFKQEAQRLYELGEHPQIPGLIAYFEQDRRLYLVQEYIDGQNLLQELQQKGHFNPDQIYQILSELLEILQIIHNRNIIHRDIKPENIMRRSRDNQLILIDFGVSKQVTGTTTVGQGTTVGTPGYIPMEQLRGQVYPASDLYSLGVTCLRLLTGCLPSEDGRDDLYDAMEGRWVWRERLPANVSVPRQLAEVLDRLTRDFVRDRYQSAQEVLQILKQPYPYQYQPIPTQNYQRIVPPITQKYTHAATPPPPPKVTPKLNPYQKLQDLMKAGKWREADAETSRLMLEIVGSQAGCFSTAQIATFPCRELREINQVWEQASRGRFGFGVQRRIWEQVNQNTSEFAQRVGWCDRHPSDDIYVKDYDQLSFSLKAPEGHLPALSVMAGREWDRTLWLLEHLFLSVEACGL; encoded by the coding sequence ATGCTGTACTGTTGCAACCCAAGTTGCCCTAACCCATTTAATAATGAGGGTTATCGATTTTGTCAAAGCTGTGGGGCGCCGATTTTGCTGCCATTGTTCCGAAACCGCTATCGCGTAATTCGACAATTGGGATACGGGGGGTTCAGTCGCACCTATGAAGCCAAAGATGTTGATCGGATGAATGATCCCTGTGTGATTAAGCAATTTATGCCCCAAGTTCAGGGAACAGCAGCGCGACAAAAAGCCACAGAATTATTTAAACAAGAAGCCCAGCGGTTATATGAGTTAGGGGAACATCCCCAAATTCCGGGGTTGATTGCCTATTTTGAACAGGATAGGCGACTTTATTTGGTGCAAGAATATATTGATGGACAGAATCTGTTGCAGGAGTTACAGCAAAAGGGACATTTTAATCCTGATCAGATTTATCAAATTTTGTCTGAATTGCTTGAGATCCTCCAGATTATCCACAACCGCAATATAATTCACCGTGACATCAAACCAGAAAATATCATGCGCCGTAGCCGCGATAATCAGTTAATCCTGATTGATTTTGGTGTCTCTAAACAGGTGACGGGAACTACCACGGTGGGACAGGGAACTACTGTCGGGACACCTGGATATATACCTATGGAACAGTTACGAGGTCAGGTCTACCCCGCTAGTGATTTGTATAGTTTAGGGGTGACTTGTTTGCGTTTGCTGACTGGGTGTTTACCCTCAGAAGATGGTAGAGATGACCTCTATGATGCTATGGAAGGGCGTTGGGTATGGCGAGAACGTTTACCAGCTAATGTTTCTGTCCCCCGACAGTTAGCAGAGGTTTTGGACCGCTTAACCCGGGATTTTGTTCGCGATCGCTATCAGTCGGCTCAAGAAGTGCTACAAATTCTTAAACAGCCCTATCCCTATCAGTATCAACCTATACCTACCCAGAACTATCAGCGCATTGTTCCACCGATCACCCAAAAATATACCCACGCTGCCACTCCCCCACCTCCCCCCAAAGTTACCCCTAAACTGAATCCTTATCAAAAGTTACAGGATCTCATGAAAGCCGGAAAATGGCGGGAGGCTGATGCTGAAACTTCTCGGTTAATGCTGGAAATTGTCGGTAGTCAGGCTGGGTGTTTTAGTACCGCACAAATAGCTACTTTTCCCTGTCGAGAGTTAAGGGAAATTAATCAAGTTTGGGAACAGGCTAGTCGCGGTCGCTTTGGCTTTGGGGTTCAAAGGCGGATTTGGGAACAGGTTAACCAAAACACATCTGAATTTGCTCAACGGGTGGGATGGTGCGATCGCCACCCATCAGATGATATATATGTCAAAGACTATGATCAGTTATCATTTTCTCTGAAAGCCCCCGAAGGTCATCTACCCGCCTTGAGTGTGATGGCTGGCCGAGAGTGGGATAGAACTCTATGGCTGCTGGAACATTTATTTTTAAGTGTGGAGGCTTGCGGACTTTGA
- a CDS encoding transposase yields the protein MAQTTSIIRTDLWNLNPTASQQVLLLQTVEVSLGVCRHLMGILLTHWPSLGGLSSQKRVLAVEKLIHQTAKNPNPKYRQFDQTFYKFPSYYRRAAIVFAAGQVSSYMTRYREWQSGTRQRRDAKPPVLNPNSGCYPTLYKGQCYKLHGYDRIDIKVFNGTDWVWTTIEITSLRERHTVDSNKLLSPSLIFNEQKKACHLSVPFECHPPQREGEGRVVSVDLGINTTATVAVVNFDGTVTYREFIHPARDIDEVAAAAGTCVQRNGDRRDKRLKSVSKRASKTMGLGGSLQKGFCSHTYRKCRNINRQIGQIVSKRIVQIAQQFNADAIVFENLKGWNLHSAG from the coding sequence ATGGCACAAACCACATCAATCATCCGTACAGACCTATGGAATCTTAACCCGACAGCCAGCCAGCAAGTGCTGCTGCTCCAGACGGTTGAGGTCTCCCTAGGTGTCTGTCGGCATTTGATGGGAATTCTCTTAACTCATTGGCCATCTCTAGGGGGGTTATCGAGTCAAAAACGGGTTCTAGCCGTTGAGAAACTGATTCACCAAACCGCCAAGAACCCTAACCCCAAATACCGGCAATTTGACCAAACCTTTTACAAGTTCCCCAGCTACTACCGAAGAGCCGCCATTGTTTTCGCCGCTGGCCAAGTCAGTAGCTACATGACCCGATATCGGGAATGGCAATCGGGAACTCGTCAACGTCGGGATGCCAAACCTCCCGTACTCAATCCCAACAGTGGCTGTTATCCGACCCTGTATAAGGGTCAGTGCTATAAACTCCATGGCTATGACCGCATCGACATCAAGGTATTTAACGGAACTGATTGGGTCTGGACTACCATTGAGATAACCAGCCTACGAGAACGGCATACCGTAGATAGTAACAAGCTGCTGTCACCGTCCCTTATCTTCAATGAGCAGAAAAAAGCCTGTCATCTCTCAGTTCCATTTGAGTGTCATCCACCTCAACGGGAGGGAGAGGGTCGAGTTGTAAGTGTTGACCTGGGTATCAACACCACCGCTACTGTGGCAGTCGTGAATTTTGACGGCACTGTAACCTATCGGGAGTTTATTCACCCAGCCAGAGACATAGACGAAGTCGCCGCAGCCGCTGGAACCTGCGTCCAGCGGAACGGCGACCGTCGAGATAAGCGGCTGAAATCGGTATCTAAACGAGCTAGTAAGACAATGGGGCTAGGTGGAAGTCTCCAGAAAGGCTTCTGCTCTCATACCTACCGCAAATGCCGTAATATCAACCGTCAAATTGGGCAGATTGTCTCGAAGCGTATTGTGCAGATTGCCCAACAGTTCAATGCCGATGCCATTGTCTTTGAGAACCTGAAAGGATGGAACCTACATTCCGCAGGTTGA